The Mercurialis annua linkage group LG8, ddMerAnnu1.2, whole genome shotgun sequence genome window below encodes:
- the LOC126660893 gene encoding protein EXORDIUM-like 2: MALIYHFAILFIFFTCINAALVQEQPLVLKYHNGVLLKGNVTVNLIWYGHFTPIQRSIITDFVISLNSGRTPAPSTSSWWKTTEKYHGGSSSIRVGHQILHEQYTLGKTLKSVHLKALASKVNFAINSINVVLTANDVVVDGFCMNRCGTHGSASRSRSGTYIWVGNSVTQCPGYCAWPFHQPIYGPQTPPLVSPNGDVGIDGMIINLATLLANTVTNPFNSGYFQGPATAPLEAVSACTGQFGSGSYPGYPGRTLVDKVTGASFNAYGVNGRKFLLPAMWDPQTSACRTLV; encoded by the coding sequence ATGGCTCTTATTTACCACTTTGCCATTCTGTTCATTTTCTTCACTTGTATTAACGCCGCTTTAGTTCAAGAGCAGCCTCTTGTTTTAAAATACCATAACGGCGTCCTCTTGAAAGGAAACGTTACCGTTAATCTGATCTGGTACGGCCATTTCACGCCAATCCAACGGTCAATAATCACCGACTTCGTAATCTCGTTAAACTCCGGTAGAACACCGGCGCCGTCCACGTCATCGTGGTGGAAAACAACCGAGAAGTACCACGGCGGTTCAAGCAGTATCAGAGTCGGCCATCAAATTCTTCACGAGCAGTACACGTTAGGCAAAACCCTAAAATCCGTTCATCTTAAAGCCTTAGCTTCTAAAGTAAATTTTGCTATAAACTCAATCAACGTCGTTTTGACGGCAAACGACGTCGTAGTCGACGGGTTTTGCATGAACCGTTGCGGTACTCACGGGTCAGCTTCCCGGTCGAGGTCCGGTACTTATATTTGGGTGGGTAATTCCGTGACTCAGTGTCCGGGTTATTGCGCTTGGCCTTTTCATCAACCTATATACGGCCCACAGACACCGCCGTTAGTTTCTCCTAACGGAGACGTTGGAATAGACGGTATGATTATTAATTTAGCCACTCTGTTAGCTAACACCGTTACCAACCCGTTTAACAGCGGGTATTTTCAAGGCCCAGCTACTGCTCCACTCGAAGCTGTTTCAGCTTGCACTGGACAATTCGGGTCGGGCTCTTACCCGGGCTATCCTGGCCGGACCTTGGTGGATAAGGTGACTGGTGCAAGTTTTAACGCTTACGGTGTTAACGGGAGGAAGTTCCTGTTACCGGCTATGTGGGATCCACAAACTAGTGCGTGTAGGACACTTGTGTGA